TTGCCAAACGGTTTTTATTATCTGGATCAGTGCACTCTTCACTGGCATGCCGAACAAACTCTTCAGGGGACATTTGGGTACCATGGCAAGCACAAACAATCTTTATCTGGTTTGCGCTGAATCTGTAAGTGACGCCAGAAATTGTTCTACCGTGTGGGCCAGTACCTGTGGTTGAAACCCATGGTAAATTTGGAAAAGAACCAGATCCCCCAAATTTCAGGTCTGCGGCAATACCAGGCTTTATGATTGAAAAATCAAGAGTTACTACGCCTTCTGCTGTAGGTTGATCCAATGGAGCATTTGCTCTGAGACTCATGCTGCTGCTTCCTTTTACATCTTCGTCTACCGGAGTACAGGAGCTTTCCTCTGTGGCATGCTGTTTACCTTCGCCTTTGACTTGCTTGAATGTTCCACCGTTATATTGTGCAGCCTCAGAGGAATTGCGCACAATTGTATGCACAGAAGCTACATTAGACAAAGGGAAAGTTCATTAACAATTAGTAGCCTTGATGATACACAAAGGTAAAATAGTGTTTGAAAATCATTACGGcacaaatgtaaaaataataagttcTTGGAATAAAATGCTGAAATAAGTATCATATagaattcattcatacatttatgtACTAGATTATTCAACACATACTAACAAGTGATTTTCCTTTAGCTTCAAGAATATTTTGAATCTCACTTTCTTGTCTGGGCAAAAAGGTTTCAAAATGCATGAAAGTATATACTTGATACTTTTAATATATGATAACTCGGAGCTCTCAATGAAGTGTAGAAAAAACAGATCAGTAGGCATATATTACAAATCACATCCATCCATTAATCACATCATATTGctcgttttctttttcttttcctatcCTCAAGCTAAGGGAGAAAGAGATACCTTGTGATATTTTCAATCCATCACTATGCTTATCAGAATTAGGTGGACCTTTTCCAACAGACATCGGGTGGAACTGTGGTAAGTGAGAGACCGTACCCCAGGGATTATCCTTATCTAACAGTGGAAGTTGAACAGGTGAATAACCAAACATAACTGGCAAGTTTCCAGGATTCACTGACCCTTCACCATTTCCAGAAGGCCTACTATGTATCATGCCAGGTAGTGTATGACCTGATGAACTGGGGGTTCCAGGAGAGTTAGAATGCTTCATTGTTAATGAAAATGGCACATTCAGGACATTTACAGATTGAACCGGGCATGGATTGCCGTAATTCAAGTTTCCAAGCTTAACCTCCTTCGGCACCTCAGAAGAATCACTAACTCCAATAAACCGCTTGGAACCATCATCATGACGTGAAACTAGCCTCAAGGGTGAACCCTCAACTTCAGACTCAGCTACATCTTCATTCTCCGCAGTAGAGCCATCTTCTGTTGTCATGGAGATATGTGATGTTTTGGGTTTTTCAGATAAATCCACATGGTGAGCTTCTCTCTCAAGCTTCTTTGGATTGTTTATCTCATCAAACAAAATCTTACGCTTACCATTCAAGTTCACAGAGGCTTCTGCATCACCAGCAGCCTTGGAAAGATCATTAAAGAAGTTTTCCAAAGGTTTCACTGGATCACTTCTGTGAGAACTGACACCAGGGTCCTGTTTCTGGGTTCTGGTTTGAAGAAAGTTTTTAAAGTCATCCACAATTTCGACGCCTTTATCGCCTTCTTCTGTCCTAGTATCTGAAGAACTACTAATTTTGCCTTTAGATTTGGCAGACAACGCACTGTAAGATAGACCCAAGCTAAGCTCCAGCCCATTTTCATCCTCCATTCTATATCAATTCACAGTACATTCACAAAGTTCCAGGTATAACCTCTACCGATCCTCCCTACAGAACATCTATTATAGAATACATAATACAACTTCAATATATGCTAGAACCATCTTAAACTTGCATGCCTGCACAAAAGCCAGATAGGAAATACAAGAAGATTAAAAGAACACTTACTTCCAAACAGTTTTACAATGAAACAACTACTTATTTTTCTTCGGCGATGGCGTCTAAAAAGAGGAACTTTAGGTTTAATCTGAATTCAATCTACCAAAATGTAACAAACCCATTTTCATATTAGTCTTACCAAATCATAATGTTAGGGAAAAAATGGTTAAAGgagattaatttaaaaaatcacacacacgaaaacaaaaacataatggAAGTGCCAATGGTTACCCTGCAAAGTAAagctaaacaaaaattaaagtgcTCATGTTTTTTAGTGGAGAGGCAGGGGTTTAAAGAACAAGAACAAGCATCGCAATTGGCAGCAagaatatgtattttaatttattttcgacATTCATTTATCAGTAAAAAGAAGAACATTCCAGATCTATTCCCAGAAATAAagatatttaagaaaataaaatcaaacccgAATCAGTTtgaactaaaaattcataattagatCCAAACAAAACCAGAAACCCAttttgtaaaaatcattaaactttGTCAAAACCCTGCACAGATTCAATAAAGAACccccaaaaaaatgaaaaaaaaaacagtaagaAAAATGAGGAAAGAGAAAGTCACCTGAATGAAGACAGAAAAAAAACCAAGGTTGTCTTTGCTCTATCACATGCTCACTTAAACAAAACACTACACTGAAAAATGTGAGAAAATGTTGTGAATTACCTAATAGgatttaacaaatatatatgtatatataccaTGCgactacatatatatattcttattgCTGCTCACCATACCACacgtatgtacatatattatcTGTCCATCTCCAaaatcttttctaattttcatttttacccctatttttttgagtttgttCTCACTTTGATCATGTCCAAAGATGTTTAAGGATTTACATTTGTTGTTTGTTTAACTAATTAAACACCATGCATGTGAATAAAAACTTGCTCTAATTTTATATCTCATCTTTGGCTGTATAGTTTCTttacatgcatatatttttaatgcaaaattgCAAGTAAGCAATGCTCAGTTCTTTTGGTCTGTCTTTACAAGGATTGGGCTAATTATGATTTTCATCTCTCTTAACGATTTATATACAAAAAGTTGGAAAAAGTCAAagaatttaacaatttatatgCAACAAAAATGCAAACAAAGCAGTTAAATGGAATTGAAGTGGTAGTTGaacaatattttattgataaaggAACATGCAAAATCTGGTTCAGTAACTTACTGAGAAACCAGAGAATGTTGGTGACAGAGGATGCCACTCCTTACGTGGAGCATGAAACAGAACATTAGCAAACATGTTTCTTCACCAAATCTTTTTTGTGGTAACCAAAGAGAGAATGATCATGTCATGTCACCAATCATTACTCTGTTAAGTTGTTAATCATTATGAGATTAATATATGAGATTTCAGCCTCTATCTGCAGATTCATTCAACAAGAGTATACACAACTAAGTGAAATGTATGGCAAACAAGCATCAAAACAAAACTATTTAGAACTTCCAGAAAGGATATTATTCCCTATGTCATCTTTTCTCCTATtatttccaacatttaatatactttatataaataaaatagaatactCCGTTCCTTTCTACTTTCTAATCCTAATATATGTAGTATTAATAGCTTTATTGATGTGTCTTGACCCTATCGAGAGCCTTACAAGTTCACAAGTCAAAGGGTGTATCAAGAAGTTCATTATTGTCCCGATCAGTCCTAGCGGATTCACAAAGTGGTAATTCCTCGAAGCTTAAATGAGCAAAACCATAACAAATTAAAGAGTCTATGCATGGTCTGACTCAACCTCATTACCTATGACATATAAGTCATTGATGGGGATGCCATAGGTCATAGGGTTACGTCAGATCATGTGCAAACACTTAAgtttattatgattttgtcTATTTTGTGAACTTGTTAGGGCTTTTGATAGAGTAAGAAGACAAAATCTCGAACGGAAACAATATTGAACTTATCGATACACCCCTCGAACTGTGAACCATAAGACTCTCGACAGAACCGAGACGCATGGTGAGCTGAAATTCAGGCATTGAGCCTTCTCTTCTTAATAGGTTGAAACTCCTGCAATCTTCTTGAAGTGATGAAAAAGCAAAGATCCTGTGTGTGGAGGTTCCTAAACACCCAGAGTTTAAGAAAATCTTGATGCGCAAGTAAAGCATGATCAGTGCAAAACTCAATCCAACCTTCTTTGAGGACATGAAGTTTATGCGCCCAAAGCTTGAGAGTCATGGGGTACTCTTTCCCGTTGGCATCATAAACTTTGACCCGAATCCCTTTCTCAACATCCTCCTCTTCCTTCAACAATGGCATCACAGCATTCTCCACATCAACCTTATTGATTGAAAGCCTGCATTGCTTGGAATTCACATCAGTTTCAGTGAGCTGCTTCTCAAAGGGTTGGCTGCACCTTCCGATGAGGCCATTAAGACTCGGCACCCGAGGAATGTCAATGGTGGCTTGCAATGATGCTTGCAAATTCATTGCACTTTCAGGGCTTAATATCAAATGCTTGAATGAACTAATACATAACGCAGCCCCATATATTTCCTTATACTCCTCATGATCAATCTTCTTAGCCTTTTTCTGCTCCATTCTACCAAATTTAGGCCTAAACTTTGGCTATTTTAACTCAATATCACCCTTCTTCTTTCTCTCAACACAtccttaaatttctttattccTACATTATTATAAGAAGGTAAAAATATGATTACTTGTGCTAaaagcaaaacaataaaataaaataagaagtCCTATTTAACTCAAAATCGTGTTTCAtccttaaatttctttaatgtCTATGACTTTATTTACTTGTGCTaaacaagtaaaaatttaaaataaaataagttcaaTTTCACCCAATTTTCATGTTTAATCAGTTTTCTTTTCTAAAGTCAtccttaaatttctttattctCTATAATTAAACTGgttttatttttcagtttttaattaataaaagaatttattagatgatgtaaaatttaaagatcTAACTATGAAAATTGAGAAGTTAGTCCTTCTGCTTTATTTTGTCAAAGTTTGAAGCTCGTAGTTTATAAAAACTAAGAAGTTAGTCTATTTGTTAATGAACTGTCAAGGTTCAACGTTACTACTCAATTAGACTAACTTTGtagttttcataaaaataaagtaacTGGATGGAATtcacaattaaaccaaaatttaaatttattatgattatctatatatatgtatacattgataccaataaatatatttttaaaaacacttaGATCTTATGGTTTTTACAaagacttttttaaaaaattctgaaataattaaaaaaccaattaaatttaCACTAAAAAAACGCAGGTTTAACCAAGAATCTTAAATAGATACATAGATATCTAATCAAATCTTCAAACAATAGTGCATAACCATAATAATAAGGCATACAATATAATGAATTTCCGAAATGTATATAAACCGACTTAACCAACCATTCCTCAAGAATTGCGCAAAGTGCCACAAAGCAAATTTCTCGGGCGCACTTAGCAAACCTTAAACACAAAATCTTTAAAGAACTTTACAGATCTTATGACATACCAACTATATCCAAAAACTatcaaatatcatttaataaGGTACATATATTTTCAACATAATTAATCTCCAAAAAcgtataaaaaaaatcattaaaagcaTTAGTCTCAATTGTCATTTCAAATAAGTATAACATAGATCAGCATTCACATATTTTATCTTAGATTCAACTTGGACTTCGCATATACCGTATTGCTCATCAATTAGACATACAACACTAAcaccataaaaattaaaaaaaaaaatatatatatatatatatatcaaaaattaGAACGCACAAACTAAAATCAACTATGCTTCCACTACTTTCGCTGTCGGACTCTCACCAATTAACTTCCTTCGCTTCAAGTTCATtaccaaaacaataaaaatcttaaatcaaTGAAACACGAGACGCTACTCGAATCTGTACTTCctcaaaataaaatctaatattttacttatactctttcaacaaaaacaccaaaaatatcttactttctttttttagaGCTTGACTCAACTTCTAAAAACTCACCCAAAACCTTTCcaaatttaaaactctttatTCTAATGGtataactaaaatttgaaattgatgtAAATTGtaacaagagaaagaaaagaaaatgatgaccTCATTGAAGTAATGAAGAAATTGATGAGAAAacatgattattttgtaaaatttggtGGAAATGAATCAAGAAGTAAAGGAATTGTTCAAGAGAATCGAGAGATTTTCTTGCATTTACGTTGTCcctaaataaaatgttattactTAGTTTGCACATTGTGTCACAAATTGATTTAAGATTTGCATCCCATTAACTagagaaaaagttaaaaataagaGCATTCAAATAATTACTTTTGTATTAacctatactattatttaagagCCTGATTGAGTTGGTGACGATCATTAACTGGATtccaactcaattttaaattaccaaaaccccattattttcataaagcaccaaatattaatttcagcatagtgttctttttcttttatataaaatctagaaaaataaataaatatggggAGGATCTATTTACAccaatgtaaaatttaagtgGTTTTACACCATTCGTAATTTTTTGgatgttaaatattttagcaATCCAACCgttgaatttatcaaaatatttgtacttgttatgcatataaatttttaattaattcaatatctCTATCATATCAATCTAATTTATACAACTATTGAaagtttttagtaaaataaatagttagaaatttttaatttatgctaAACTTGATATGCATAATCTACATGATTAGAGTATGAAATATGATGTTtggacttttaaaattattaaacgtATAAAAGTTACGAATGAATGTAAAACTACTTAAATTTACACtaatataaatgaatttctcctccatatatatatatatataatatggaaTTTGAACTCaagattatattttttgtctaaattttgagcaacatataatttttatgaatattttataaaaaaagttaaaattagtatctaatattaaataattattcaattttgattagCAAAATTCAAATagctatttattattaaataaataggtaataataatgaaaaattctGGAAACTCTTAACGAAGCGGGGGAGATATACTACTATTGTTGTtatgaagataaaaaaaaaaaaaaaaaacctaaaaagaaGAACAATCACCCTTGTAAAATTAAAGGGACACGACATTCAAGAGGATTggttttggggtttttattttaaggttaGTATTTACATACTTGGTTACTTGATTCAAATACGATTATTCGATCCAATTGAGTGAAaagattttaagttaattgaattgatgagttttattttatcattcgactcgtttgaatttttttgaattgagtcgattaaaataaaattgagtcaAGTTAAATcgagtaaaatttaaaaattaaacatattaaattaaaatattattataatataactaatttcattttatagcacataaatttaaaattatatatatttgaaaattttatgataaacttgaattatttatttatttatttaggccctaaaattattatttcaaaaaaaatatttttttataaaaagaaaaggaaaccagAATTAGTTGGCACTCAGGCCCATAGCTCTCTCTTCTACAAATAAATCATAGACAATAATAGGAGGAATATCAAATCTATCTAGCCCGTTAGCCACTTTGTTAAGTTCTTGTGGCACAAGTTTAATCAGAACTAACCAAGATTGTGATATGAATCCTTGAATTCTTCTGGATATTAGCAAACTCTCCTCTTCACCTCTTTTGAAAATATCGACTACTTCTTTGCAATCCATTTCCATCATAACTTTCTTAGCACCCTTCTCCCATGCGATCAAAAGTCCCTCCTAGGCTCCCCATAATTTTGCCTCCAATATAGGGCATGAGCTAATCTTTTTGCTAAAACTCCCAAATCCAACAACCGTcatgaattttagaattttatatatatatatatatatttagaaaatttttaaaatttttttataatttcttaaaaatataaattttagaatttttataaatattttgaatttttgaaatttattttattgtattttttgttgagagagaccaatttactcattttcaaaattgccAGGGACCAAAGGGGTAGTTACACCAAtctattattcgaattatttgagctattcgaattgtaaaattcaactcgattcgaactcgaaactcAAGTTACTTATTCGAGTTTACTCAAATAACCCAAATAAatcgaataactcgatttgattaactcaaaagtcaaatttttttcgattttttaattaaattgagttttactcACCCTTAATTACATATACCAATGAGGACTTGGCTTTGTTGATAAAGGCGAAGATTTTAAATCTATATAGTTAATAAAATGAATCTCTAAAATCCACCAAGTGCGACCCCATATATGAGTTTTATTTcctattttaaagttttttatcttttattgaattaattttgtcagttaatacatttttattttttaatatttaactgctaatttaacataaaataaatataattaataattaaggtAAATAATCGGTTAACTATaaacaattttcattttagacgattaaaataagaaaatttgtaatttaaatattcaagttacataatttaaataaaaaaatttgtaatttaataatcttaatcactccaattaaaattataaataaggaTTAAAAAATCGACAAAATTTactcatacttttatatattagtcataatttaaaaaaattaaaccagcGACAGTCTAAATTGCGAACCTAATTCCATGGTTGGCGGTCTGAAACTCTGATCAGATAAGTCAAGCATGGCGCGCTTTTCCAAGATAATTTTCCTTACTCTTTTAGCAAATACAGCTTGTAAGCTAAACAACTGGTTTCACCATTGGAACTTCTGTGTTTTTAACTCCGAGTAGCATCTGATTCCATTACTGTTGGAAAAAGCTTGAAATCTCCAAGAACACCGCCATTGTTGAAGTTGATTTCATGATGAAAGAACAAACAAGAGAGTAACTAAATAGTAATACTCCCACTCTTCCAGTTGAAAAAAACATTCGCTTAACAAAGATCAATTATTCTCCTTAGCTTTGAAGACTCTCAGGTGCTGTATTTCATTGCGTTGTTTTCCCCAAACTTATTACAATAATGTATCATGTCTTTGTCCGTATCTGctgtttcaaatgttttttaGTAACAAGTTCTTGTCTGGGTTTCATTTGCTTTTCACCAGGTTCAAGTGGTTTCTCGTTCTCCCATACCTCGCTCTGAACTATACGTAAAAAACCAGAAAATGttgaaacttttttatttaatatttaaacattgGGTGGGGGAGGGAAGGTGATGAGGGGAGGTTGGGTGGGAGGAGGGAGAGAGGGAGAGGGACGGGGTGGGggaagatttttatttatttatttaatattaatgtaattatttttatttaatattaatattaatataaaattgaaatctattattttgtttttttttaaatatttatgtatttttataaagtttttaaaataacaactaaatcaatataatatgtaaaagttaaaggctaaatttgttattatactaattttttaatttctaatttagaTGGCGCTTGTAATTTTAACGGAAGTGaccaaaatgatcaaattatgtaacatggatacttaaattattagtacaaattattatattattcaacTTGGAGGACCTTACCAAATCAACTACTTAGAGTACTAGAGAGACTTATCCATTGGAAACATCTTAGTAAAAGATATTTCACTCTGTACGATTATCAATACATACATGTAAACCTCACCCGATCACAAAATACTTACCAAAACACCTAACGTAACAAATCTCTTACATAATGAAACAGTTCATGAAATCCACATAAAAACCTGTAAATACCTTCAACATTCACTCCAAAGATATTATACCATgactttgtaaaataaattaaaataaaaaaactctcAACCCtcttttcttatataaataataattttatcaatttccttccaatttttattaattgaatccATCTTTCAACACTCGTGAGCACCAATTAAgtcatcaaattcaaatgatCCAACaagcagtttttttttttttttaatttcatgaaaataa
This genomic stretch from Gossypium raimondii isolate GPD5lz chromosome 6, ASM2569854v1, whole genome shotgun sequence harbors:
- the LOC105772586 gene encoding ninja-family protein mc410, which translates into the protein MEDENGLELSLGLSYSALSAKSKGKISSSSDTRTEEGDKGVEIVDDFKNFLQTRTQKQDPGVSSHRSDPVKPLENFFNDLSKAAGDAEASVNLNGKRKILFDEINNPKKLEREAHHVDLSEKPKTSHISMTTEDGSTAENEDVAESEVEGSPLRLVSRHDDGSKRFIGVSDSSEVPKEVKLGNLNYGNPCPVQSVNVLNVPFSLTMKHSNSPGTPSSSGHTLPGMIHSRPSGNGEGSVNPGNLPVMFGYSPVQLPLLDKDNPWGTVSHLPQFHPMSVGKGPPNSDKHSDGLKISQASVHTIVRNSSEAAQYNGGTFKQVKGEGKQHATEESSCTPVDEDVKGSSSMSLRANAPLDQPTAEGVVTLDFSIIKPGIAADLKFGGSGSFPNLPWVSTTGTGPHGRTISGVTYRFSANQIKIVCACHGTQMSPEEFVRHASEECTDPDNKNRLATFPSTNPAGSAQT
- the LOC105771749 gene encoding putative B3 domain-containing protein At4g03170; the protein is MEQKKAKKIDHEEYKEIYGAALCISSFKHLILSPESAMNLQASLQATIDIPRVPSLNGLIGRCSQPFEKQLTETDVNSKQCRLSINKVDVENAVMPLLKEEEDVEKGIRVKVYDANGKEYPMTLKLWAHKLHVLKEGWIEFCTDHALLAHQDFLKLWVFRNLHTQDLCFFITSRRLQEFQPIKKRRLNA